From Erigeron canadensis isolate Cc75 chromosome 5, C_canadensis_v1, whole genome shotgun sequence:
CTCTTACTTCTTACATTTGTACAGGTGGATTGGATTATCAGCGGGGAGGTTTCGAGAGTCGTGCGATATatcccaaaaacaaaaaatatgtaaCAACCGTTAGATGCAATGCTGATACATGCAACCATAAAAGCCTTTAACGTTTGTTGTCTACTCCCACAAAagcatattttatttaaacatatatatgtgaaCAAGCGATCTCTATTGGCGGGTTGCAATATGTATTCATTCTACATTAACATATAGTTGCAAGAAATTTTTTCATGtgaattgtaatatatatatataagtcacaTGAAAAATAAGTAACAAGATGAATTTCATCTTTAGAAAGTGTACTTACAAGGTTCCAACAATCCGACTTGTATCTCCTTGAGTTTCCTCAGGAGTAAATAACCTTGCCATGCCAAAATCCGCTATTTTAGAGTTCATTTCAGCATCTAACAAAACATTACTAGCTTTCATATCACGGTGAATTATCTTCAAACGGGAATCTTCATGAAGGTATAGAAGTCCTTTGGCTACACCTTTGATTATCTTGTGTCGCTTTTCCCAGTCAAGAAGTGTTCTTTTAGTAGGATCTACAATACTTGTCATgaattggttatatatatattgataaactAACAAAAGCATAGCATTTGCCATCCATTTCTAGTACTTTCTTGGCAGGCTTTTTCTCTTAATATATATGCTTCGGTTCAAATCTTTGACATAATAAAAGTAGTTAGTTTGTTTTTGAAAGACAAATGATCCAACAAGCTATTCGTTTATAGAACTTGAAAAACTCTTTCCCTAGAATTAGGATTTTATCTTTTGGTTGAACCATTGAGATTTGGGTTCCTAATAAAAGTGGTTCTTACATGTTTTCTGCAATGCAACATTTGGGTTCCTAAGAGAAGCTCTTTTAAATAGTTCCTAAGAACttaccaaatatatattgatcaaGACTTGCATTTGGCAAGAACTCGTAGATGAGAAGTCGTTCACTTCCTTCTACACTGAAACCAACAAGCCTAACCAAGTTACGATGTTGAAGCTTTGCGACTAGTAGAACCTCATTCTTGAATTCCCTTTCACCTTGTCCATGTTCCCTTGCTAGCCTCTTCACTGCTATTTCCTGTCCGTTTTTGAGCTTACCctatatttgtatattaataAATCAGTTACTTTTAGAATCTCAATGCTCTCATATCAATTGTTGTAATTAATATACTATGTGTTTAACAGTATTAGACCTAGGAATGCAGGCGCATATATGTGAGGATGAATGTATGCATGAGTGAACCACTAGGGTGGTAGTCTAGCATTTGTCTCTAATTAAAATCGTGAAAATCTGTATATATAGGTTATGGGTTCAATCATTGACTCCTTGAAAAAAAGATACCGTAGTGATTATGGAGGTTCCCATGCTCTCATTCCATGCTAAAACAAAAGCTAGTGGGACATCTAacgttataaaaaaacaaaaagggaAAAATTGTATACAATAAATGATCAAAAAAAAGGTAGAAAATTTGGTTAGGCAAAACATGAAGTAGGGTGAGTTTAAGGTTACAAAAAGGATTATTTGTTCACTAATCCTTACTTGGGGTTTAACGTAGCGATGTCAACAGGCCGGGTATTGTAATGGGTTTTCCCACAGTTTATTCACAAATCAAATGTTTCGTTTGCAAGTTATGTTCATTAAAGGCGTGGGTGACCTGTGAAGTTTTCTATATTCACGGAGGTGTTACAAAGAACTGCACATTTAACTCCAAGATACCCAGGTGTAAGGATATGACGTTAATTTAATACTCGTATTTGTTTATATCTATTTCTAGCTCAGGAAAAGTAAACTCTAACTAGGTGGAATGGCTATGAAGTCTAATTTTTAGTCCAACCAtgaaccatctttctttttgaacCTCCTTAGTCTATGCGGGTCGGGTATACTAGTACACTAGGCAGGTATACGGCTCAGGTATGCGAATTTTTATCTAAAACCATCTCTGAACCCGTAAAAGGATAAACCATCCCCATACCCAACCTTAAAGCCACAAACCTCAACGCGGCCCTATAATTTCGGGTTTCCTCTTTGGGTACGGGTGTTTTTACCTTCCCTAATAATACGCAAGGATGTTTACACTTTGGTCCCTAATTTCTCTCACATAATACATTTCATGACAAAttatattttctaacacttgCAAAATTGAGTTTTTATACCTTGTAAACAGCTCCAAAACCACCTTGCCCGAGCTTATTGTTTTCAGAAAAGTCATCTGTTGCAGCTTTCACTGTGCTGAAGTTGTATTGCAAAGAATCTGCACCCCCAATATCCCTAGTGTTGGCTAGCATATAAATGGAAGTTAGAAGATACTTCTAGCTAGCAACACTCACCGGAACAATAACATTATTTGTATACACTTATTAGTCATCtccaattttatatatatttgtccaGTTTGCTACTTTTCTCACCGGACAAACTGAATATCAGTTTGcttcattttattttagtttgctTGCCCAATTTGTTCCCAGCCAATTGTAGGACTATGGAGACTTTACAGTCAGATTGCCGCAACACGGAATATTTGAGTGGGTTAGAAATATTGCTTCATTGTAATGTTATGATGTTTGTTTTCCTTAATGTCAATGAAATATGAACTTCAGAACTTACTCGAAAAATCTTCATTGGGTGATGGTGGGGTTCTCCTCCTTGTCTTTCTCATTATGATCCAGATAAAAAGTGAAGCAATTACTATGGCAATAACCACCGTCAAAATAACTATAATCGCaattggttttttcttttttcctgaTTAAGATAGGTCACAAAAGGAAAGTCATGTTTTGAGTAGTATTAGGTTTACAAAGATTTTACAAacaaatatcataaaaacaTGAGATATTTGAGGTGGTTCAATTAATAAAGATggtgaaaaaatgaaaacaaatatttattaaGTGTTCTGAATATCATTTCATCGCCGGCCTTTGCAAGAAATCTGTCAAAGACCGGAGAATATCTAGCCCAGTAAACACACCCAACCCATTTTTGATACACAATCAGAAAAAAAGTTAGATAGCCTCATCAAACATAATGCAACTTTGCTTATGCCCTAGTTTTAATGAAAACTTTAGAATTAGGACTATTAACCATCACCGAGTGGTCTAGTCATGACAAGAAGTTTTGTTTCATTACAAGAGGTCACTGGTTCAAATCGTGTCCTGGGTAAATATTTCGGGGGTGGccataaaagtaaatatttcgAGGGTGGCCATAAAATTGGTCAGGTATGGCCTCAGATAAGAAAAACCTgatattttattatactaaaacacaggtgctctaataatttattgaccaatcacagttcttgattttttaatgttgacttttgttttcaattttgactttaatttacatttttttttgtttttcatcacaaatttacattttttacccattaattttaatataataaataaataataatagctaatatatatctgatagaataatacataatatttaTTCAATAGAATAATAACTGATATATACAAATAGAATTATAACTAATATGTATCCAATAATGTAatctatcatataaatatatcctTAATCTAAAGATAAGATATTACTTCTAATAGtgtaaaattaatatgtaataCACTATGtgtaacaataaaacaaataaaatgatattggcctattatgattttttaatgtttaaatattgccaagtatgtCACAATTTATAACTTTGATggacatattatattttgtaatattcaattATCGCTAAACATTTCACAGTAAACAACTTCGattgacatatttttaaaaaaatatttcaatataaaacataaagtgttgatatatagaTCAAGTATTTATTACTCATAATCGtatattaagtttttattattcaaaatagtatattaaattttaacctATAATAAATTAGcatctaatattaataacgTCGTAAGTCCGTGTATTAGACACgggcctaaaatctagttagGCTACTGAGCCAAAAGTGGCTCGGCGTCCCCATATAACCCGAACAGGGGAAACCTTCTTAATTTGTTTACCGGTTCTTAGGATTAGGATTATATAAGAACACTCATGAATAATTTTAgacaaaataactaaataaatataccgtgccatatatatatatgtatacgtaCCTGAAGGTGGTGGTGAAATCGCCAAAGTACTTCCGTTATAAAACGGTCTGAATCCGTACCTAAAGTTACAGAGTGGTAAAAGAGTTCTTCCTCCAGCTTGCCTTGTAAACTCAGTCGGATATAAGTCAATTGCATTTTCCAAGCAACTACTGCACTGCGGCTGTGATAAGTATGGAGTACATTGAACAAGAGCATATGCTGTTGTTATGTCCTGTCCAGTCTTATTCCCTGTGGCAAATTTTAGAAGAGAATCACCAGCTGCAGCAGCAGCTATCAGCTTACCAAGTAATGGTCTCACAACCCCATTAAACCAGCCATTTGTTGCATTTCGATCATTAATATAATGCCAATGATATATTGTTAACGTATTGTCACCTGATAGAATCTCATTGGAGTATATCAACATGCATTCGTTGTAGTATCCGATTGCTTGCTTTTGGTTTGGACAGGTTAGTCTCAATTGAGCTATGCAGTCTTTTAGACAACTTTGGCATAAACTAGGCTCCACATCACCACGACAAAGGGCAAATGAGTTAACTCTATCGTTACCTATGCCGGTTGAGAGATTGTAGAAGCCAAAGCCAGAGTTGGTCGTGAGGAGGGTCGAAAGGGTTTTGTCAAGATTTAGTTTGTATGTACTGTTTTGAGTATAGTTTTCTGCATAATTTATGCAGGCATGGGCTATTAACTTGGCTGGTTGATCAGCTAAGATGGTGGTAACTCTTAAATGCATAATAATAGCTATAGAAAACCAGAAGAGAAGCATTCTAGCAAGCAAGAATGTGTTTTGTTTAGGGGGGGGATGAAATGATAGACAACTTTGGGGTATATATTGAATTAATGTTTACATTCGTTCTACGGTAACATTTTACATGGAAATAGAAAGCAAACGAGTAGCAAGTTGCATCGCCCATAATTAATCTATCAAATGAATGGTTTAAAATGGG
This genomic window contains:
- the LOC122599684 gene encoding putative receptor-like protein kinase At4g00960, which encodes MLLFWFSIAIIMHLRVTTILADQPAKLIAHACINYAENYTQNSTYKLNLDKTLSTLLTTNSGFGFYNLSTGIGNDRVNSFALCRGDVEPSLCQSCLKDCIAQLRLTCPNQKQAIGYYNECMLIYSNEILSGDNTLTIYHWHYINDRNATNGWFNGVVRPLLGKLIAAAAAGDSLLKFATGNKTGQDITTAYALVQCTPYLSQPQCSSCLENAIDLYPTEFTRQAGGRTLLPLCNFRYGFRPFYNGSTLAISPPPSGKKKKPIAIIVILTVVIAIVIASLFIWIIMRKTRRRTPPSPNEDFSTNTRDIGGADSLQYNFSTVKAATDDFSENNKLGQGGFGAVYKGKLKNGQEIAVKRLAREHGQGEREFKNEVLLVAKLQHRNLVRLVGFSVEGSERLLIYEFLPNASLDQYIFDPTKRTLLDWEKRHKIIKGVAKGLLYLHEDSRLKIIHRDMKASNVLLDAEMNSKIADFGMARLFTPEETQGDTSRIVGTFGYMAPEYLFHGNFSVKSDVFSLGVLVLEIVTGQRNLNFRIGENVEGLLSYAWKSLRNGSVSNMIDSTLTTGSSSLCDDITRSIQIGLLCVQEKAIDRPSMASVVSMLYSNDTLPVPSEPAFHMNSNYASPEIPLLCEYHSSAGTDGSTSVNDVSISEIIPR